A window of Citrus sinensis cultivar Valencia sweet orange chromosome 7, DVS_A1.0, whole genome shotgun sequence contains these coding sequences:
- the LOC102628041 gene encoding uncharacterized protein LOC102628041 produces MSNVAVVVPKSGASLWADLWAIPAASRLHKTNWRASQWSISIDPSMDRILLPFKQEVIPGTSPSALETTLVKLPEELLKGKPSLGTDLIAGVPPAEILARCEFLEPLSEATFVKL; encoded by the exons ATGTCTAATGTTGCAGTTGTTGTTCCCAAGTCTGGTGCTAGCTTATGGGCTGATCTTTGG GCAATCCCTGCTGCCTCAAGACTTCACAAAACAAATTGGAGGGCGAGTCAGTGGTCCATCTCCATTGATCCATCAATGGATAGAATTCTGCTACCTTTCAAGCAAGAGGTTATCCCGGGCACATCTCCCTCTGCCCTTGAAACTACTCTGGTTAAGTTGCCTGAAGAACTTCTGAAGGGTAAACCAAGTCTGGGTACTGACTTAATTGCTGGAGTACCCCCGGCTGAAATTCTGGCCAGATGTGAGTTTTTGGAGCCATTATCTGAAGCTACTTTTGTCAAATTATGA